One stretch of Streptomyces sp. NBC_00443 DNA includes these proteins:
- a CDS encoding MurR/RpiR family transcriptional regulator translates to MPPTDVTTLIRTELPRLAGSLRKVGELILEDPAAVTHCSAAELGRRTGTSQATVTRFCRAIGLDSYQHLLIELAQERGRGEVSDWGSAEIGPGISPDDSLERVVQVVGSADLRAIQQTIERIDLDALERAAQALARARRIDVYGVGGSGAVAQETETRLFRIGCQVRGWTEVHGAATSAALLTPADVAIGISHSGATRETLEPFEMAKERGATTVAITTDPRSPLAKAADIRLISATSETSFRTGSIGGRHSVLMLVDCLYVRVGQVSYQRASASLALTDHITPQHAVKSRRAR, encoded by the coding sequence ATGCCTCCGACGGACGTCACCACGCTGATCCGCACCGAGCTGCCCCGGCTGGCCGGTTCCCTGCGGAAGGTCGGCGAGCTGATCCTGGAGGATCCGGCCGCCGTGACCCACTGCTCGGCCGCCGAGCTGGGCCGCCGCACCGGCACCTCGCAGGCGACGGTGACCCGGTTCTGCCGGGCCATCGGGCTCGACTCCTACCAGCATCTGCTGATCGAGCTGGCCCAGGAGCGCGGCCGCGGCGAGGTCTCCGACTGGGGCAGCGCCGAGATCGGCCCCGGCATCTCGCCCGACGACAGCCTGGAGCGGGTGGTCCAGGTCGTCGGCAGCGCGGACCTGCGCGCCATCCAGCAGACGATCGAACGGATCGACCTCGACGCGCTGGAGCGGGCGGCCCAGGCCCTGGCCCGTGCCCGCCGTATCGACGTGTACGGCGTGGGCGGGAGCGGCGCGGTGGCCCAGGAGACGGAGACCCGGCTGTTCCGCATCGGCTGCCAGGTCCGCGGCTGGACCGAGGTGCACGGGGCAGCCACCTCAGCGGCTCTGCTCACCCCGGCCGACGTGGCCATCGGCATCTCTCACTCTGGTGCCACGCGCGAGACCCTCGAACCGTTCGAGATGGCCAAGGAGCGCGGCGCCACCACCGTCGCCATCACCACCGACCCGCGCTCACCGCTGGCCAAGGCCGCCGACATCCGGCTCATCTCAGCCACCTCGGAGACCAGCTTCCGCACCGGCAGCATCGGCGGCAGGCACTCCGTCCTGATGCTCGTCGACTGCCTCTACGTCCGGGTCGGCCAGGTCTCCTACCAGCGCGCCAGCGCCTCGCTCGCCCTGACGGACCACATCACCCCGCAGCACGCGGTGAAGAGTCGCCGGGCGCGCTGA
- the msrB gene encoding peptide-methionine (R)-S-oxide reductase MsrB: MSYDIEKPDEQWRAELTPAEYAVLREAGTEPAFTGEYTNSKTTGVYSCRACSAELFTSTTKFESHCGWPSFYDPKDTDAVELIEDRSHGMVRTEVRCARCGSHLGHVFEGEGYATPTDQRYCINSISLRLTADED, encoded by the coding sequence ATGTCGTACGACATCGAAAAGCCGGACGAGCAGTGGCGCGCGGAGCTGACCCCGGCCGAGTACGCCGTCCTGCGCGAGGCCGGCACGGAGCCCGCCTTCACCGGTGAGTACACCAACAGCAAGACGACGGGCGTCTACTCCTGCCGGGCCTGCAGCGCCGAACTCTTCACCTCCACCACGAAGTTCGAGTCGCACTGCGGCTGGCCGTCCTTCTACGACCCGAAGGACACCGACGCGGTCGAGCTGATCGAGGACCGCTCGCACGGGATGGTGCGCACCGAGGTGCGGTGCGCCCGGTGCGGGTCGCATCTCGGGCACGTCTTCGAGGGCGAGGGCTATGCCACCCCGACCGACCAGCGGTACTGCATCAACAGCATCTCGCTACGCCTGACGGCGGACGAGGACTGA
- a CDS encoding ABC transporter substrate-binding protein produces MAPDMSRRRLLTAGGALGLGSLLAACGGDGDAEGKARETGGGPWSFKDDRGRTVSLDKAPETLVAFVSTAAALYDYGIECDGVFGPTEPVDGKPNPQAGDMDVAKLTSLGTDWGQFNVEKYAALGPDLLMSNMFPAPDLWYVPQESRKKIEALAPSVGISVARTSLLNPLKRTAELAEALGADLKAKKVTDAGARFDKAVETLRAAAAANKGLKVMAITGDNDQFYVAVPDSYVDLNYYKDLGVEFVEGKKSDEWGFWEFLSWENADKYHADLIMVDNRSSAMSAEQLAEKATWRQLPAVKAGQTVPWAMEERFSYAGYAPVLEQLADALGKANKLSA; encoded by the coding sequence ATGGCCCCAGACATGTCCCGCCGCCGACTGCTCACCGCGGGCGGCGCTCTCGGTCTCGGCTCGCTGCTCGCCGCCTGCGGCGGGGACGGAGACGCGGAGGGCAAGGCGCGTGAGACGGGCGGTGGCCCCTGGTCCTTCAAGGACGACCGGGGGCGTACGGTCTCCCTCGACAAGGCACCCGAAACGCTCGTCGCCTTCGTCAGCACCGCCGCCGCGCTGTACGACTACGGCATCGAGTGCGACGGCGTCTTCGGACCCACCGAGCCGGTCGACGGCAAGCCGAACCCCCAGGCCGGCGACATGGACGTGGCGAAGCTGACGAGCCTCGGCACGGACTGGGGGCAGTTCAACGTCGAGAAGTACGCGGCGCTGGGGCCCGATCTGCTGATGAGCAACATGTTCCCGGCGCCCGACCTCTGGTACGTCCCGCAGGAGAGCCGGAAGAAGATCGAGGCGCTCGCGCCCAGCGTCGGCATCAGTGTCGCCCGCACCTCCCTGCTGAACCCGCTCAAGCGCACCGCCGAACTCGCCGAGGCGCTCGGTGCCGACCTGAAGGCGAAGAAGGTGACGGATGCCGGGGCCCGCTTCGACAAGGCGGTCGAGACCCTGCGCGCGGCGGCCGCGGCCAACAAGGGGCTGAAGGTCATGGCCATCACCGGCGACAACGATCAGTTCTATGTCGCCGTCCCCGACTCCTACGTCGACCTGAACTACTACAAGGACCTCGGCGTTGAGTTCGTGGAGGGGAAGAAGTCCGACGAGTGGGGCTTCTGGGAGTTCCTGAGCTGGGAGAACGCCGACAAGTACCACGCGGACCTGATCATGGTCGACAACCGCTCCTCGGCCATGAGTGCCGAGCAGCTCGCCGAGAAGGCGACCTGGCGGCAGCTGCCCGCGGTCAAGGCGGGGCAGACCGTGCCGTGGGCCATGGAGGAGCGCTTCAGCTACGCCGGGTACGCGCCCGTGCTCGAACAACTGGCAGACGCCCTGGGGAAGGCGAACAAGCTGTCCGCGTGA
- a CDS encoding PP2C family protein-serine/threonine phosphatase produces MPYVAVSAISHPGLLRERNEDSLVVGPWTLCATVTENPQTLVFPLGTPLVVAVADGLGGHPGGDVASALVARRIASLGPALTSEVAVRDALNACNRAVYQAAGGDEGGDLEAMGTTIAGVVVQPDSLLVFNVGDSQVYAAHGDGLRQVSVDDSPPHPAGRSTSLVTQCLGGSPTYRAVDPHVTAVPLSPGERYLICSDGLTDPVPTDVLDEVLREHDDGRAAFELWKAAIEAGGPDNITVAVVRVGEE; encoded by the coding sequence ATGCCGTACGTCGCTGTGAGTGCGATCAGCCATCCCGGACTGCTGCGCGAGCGCAACGAGGACAGTCTCGTCGTCGGGCCGTGGACGCTGTGCGCCACGGTGACCGAGAATCCGCAGACCCTGGTCTTCCCGCTCGGCACGCCCCTCGTGGTGGCCGTCGCCGACGGGCTCGGCGGGCATCCCGGCGGCGATGTGGCCAGTGCGCTGGTCGCCCGCCGGATCGCCTCGCTCGGCCCCGCCCTGACCAGCGAGGTCGCCGTCCGGGATGCCCTGAACGCCTGCAACCGCGCCGTGTACCAGGCGGCCGGCGGGGACGAGGGAGGCGACCTGGAGGCCATGGGGACGACGATCGCCGGCGTCGTCGTGCAGCCCGACTCGCTGCTGGTGTTCAACGTGGGCGACAGCCAGGTCTACGCGGCCCACGGCGACGGACTGCGCCAGGTCAGCGTCGACGACAGCCCTCCCCACCCGGCGGGGCGCAGCACCTCACTGGTCACCCAGTGCCTGGGCGGCTCGCCCACCTACCGAGCCGTCGATCCCCATGTCACGGCCGTGCCCCTGTCCCCGGGCGAGCGCTACCTCATCTGCTCGGACGGCCTCACGGACCCGGTGCCGACGGACGTACTGGACGAGGTGCTGCGCGAGCACGACGACGGGCGGGCGGCGTTCGAGCTCTGGAAGGCCGCCATCGAGGCGGGCGGGCCCGACAACATCACGGTGGCGGTGGTGCGGGTGGGAGAGGAGTAG
- a CDS encoding Rv1733c family protein, which translates to MAASGCPRVRLWRWRRSPLRRRSDVIEAWVVLCGWLFALGAAVFAGIAAADAVVASAEQQRAESRRVTAVLVMDAEDPGASRVTTDHLVWTTVRWTDPDGTTHTDEARVPPKTHAGSKVQVWTDRNGVIANEPLSASEMQLHSVAGGLLAGGATAGIVLGSAWVVRLGLERHRLDEWGAEWERLDTPWGRKTG; encoded by the coding sequence ATGGCTGCGTCTGGATGTCCGAGGGTGCGGCTGTGGCGGTGGCGGCGCAGCCCGCTGAGGCGGCGCAGCGACGTCATCGAAGCCTGGGTCGTGCTGTGCGGGTGGCTGTTCGCGCTGGGCGCTGCCGTGTTCGCGGGTATCGCTGCGGCGGACGCGGTCGTGGCCTCCGCGGAGCAGCAACGGGCCGAGAGCCGCAGGGTGACGGCTGTTCTCGTCATGGACGCGGAGGATCCGGGGGCCTCGCGGGTCACCACCGACCATCTTGTGTGGACCACCGTCCGCTGGACCGACCCGGACGGCACGACGCACACGGACGAGGCGCGGGTACCGCCCAAGACACATGCGGGCAGCAAGGTCCAGGTATGGACGGACCGCAACGGCGTCATCGCCAACGAGCCGCTCTCCGCGAGCGAGATGCAGCTGCACTCGGTCGCCGGAGGCCTCCTGGCCGGAGGCGCCACCGCAGGCATCGTGCTGGGCTCGGCCTGGGTGGTACGGCTGGGGCTGGAGCGGCACCGCCTGGACGAGTGGGGCGCGGAGTGGGAGCGGCTGGACACACCGTGGGGGCGCAAGACGGGCTGA
- a CDS encoding N-acetylglucosamine kinase produces MNSDSNQSSPKRAHAYVVGLDAGGTRTRAVLAPLGDGAPEGEGVSGPGNALTVPGPQLTEHLAEALAHAVPAELRGHVVAVAGGFAGASRTAPDEPGRVKAHAALTVALSRLGIGTDMVEIHSDVEAAFAAAPGNPADGLALVAGTGAVAVRIAARVCTETAGGDGWLLGDDGSGFWIGREAVRTALRMADGRGGPTALAASVGRELGVPEDVLPGETPDPYAGGAWTRARREAYRMHLLPAVTARPPVQLAGLAPLVAEAARHEDAVAAGILETAADHLTGAVRALEPRPGERIVVTGGLLGDHGPLTEPLTARLRLLGLTPDRVADGSLGAVALARLGYGS; encoded by the coding sequence ATGAACAGTGATTCGAACCAAAGCTCGCCCAAGAGGGCGCATGCGTACGTCGTCGGCCTGGACGCCGGCGGCACCCGCACCCGCGCCGTCCTGGCGCCCCTCGGCGACGGCGCGCCCGAGGGCGAGGGCGTCTCCGGCCCCGGCAATGCCCTGACGGTCCCCGGACCGCAGCTCACCGAGCACCTCGCCGAAGCCCTCGCGCACGCCGTGCCGGCAGAGCTGCGCGGCCACGTCGTGGCCGTGGCCGGCGGGTTCGCGGGCGCCTCGCGGACCGCCCCTGACGAACCGGGCCGGGTCAAGGCGCACGCCGCCCTCACCGTCGCGCTGAGCAGGCTCGGCATCGGCACCGACATGGTCGAGATCCACAGCGACGTCGAGGCCGCCTTCGCCGCCGCGCCCGGCAACCCCGCCGACGGCCTGGCCCTGGTGGCCGGCACCGGCGCGGTCGCGGTGCGCATCGCCGCACGCGTGTGCACCGAGACCGCCGGCGGCGACGGCTGGCTGCTCGGCGACGACGGCAGCGGCTTCTGGATCGGGCGCGAGGCGGTACGCACGGCGCTGCGCATGGCGGACGGACGGGGCGGGCCGACGGCGCTGGCCGCGTCGGTGGGGCGGGAGCTGGGGGTGCCGGAGGACGTTCTGCCGGGGGAGACGCCGGACCCGTACGCCGGCGGAGCCTGGACGCGGGCCCGGCGGGAGGCCTACCGCATGCACCTGCTCCCCGCCGTCACGGCCCGGCCGCCGGTCCAACTGGCCGGACTCGCGCCGCTCGTCGCCGAGGCAGCCAGGCACGAGGACGCCGTCGCCGCGGGCATCCTCGAAACGGCCGCAGACCACCTCACCGGCGCGGTCCGCGCCCTCGAACCCCGGCCCGGTGAGCGCATCGTCGTCACCGGCGGCCTGCTCGGCGACCACGGCCCGCTCACCGAGCCGCTCACCGCCAGGCTCCGGCTCCTCGGCCTCACCCCCGACCGGGTGGCCGACGGCTCACTGGGCGCCGTGGCCCTCGCCCGTCTGGGGTACGGGAGTTGA
- a CDS encoding SIS domain-containing protein: MSDESVSARRFVRESMTVLDRLTESARDDVARAAGLIADCVRADGVIQAFGTGHSQAMVLEVAGRAGGLVPTNRLSIADLVLYGGAAPGILDDPLLEREPGVAARIYDLAAPRAQDLFVIISNSGVNNVIVEMALHAREQGHRILAITSLAHTRAVPAGHASGKKLADLADVVLDNAAPRGDALLELPGGGAVCALSTLTGVMLVQMAVAEASALLIAAGERPPVYVSANVPGGFEGNLELEKRYAGRIRRTAS; the protein is encoded by the coding sequence GTGTCCGACGAGTCCGTGAGCGCCCGGCGCTTCGTGCGCGAGAGCATGACCGTCCTCGACCGCCTGACCGAGTCCGCCCGCGACGACGTGGCCCGCGCCGCCGGGCTCATCGCCGACTGCGTACGAGCGGACGGCGTCATCCAGGCCTTCGGCACCGGTCACTCCCAGGCGATGGTCCTCGAAGTCGCCGGCCGGGCGGGCGGACTGGTGCCCACCAACCGGCTCAGCATCGCCGACCTCGTCCTTTACGGCGGGGCCGCGCCCGGCATCCTCGACGACCCGCTCCTGGAGCGCGAGCCGGGAGTGGCCGCCCGGATCTACGACCTCGCCGCTCCGCGCGCCCAGGATCTCTTCGTCATCATCTCCAACTCCGGCGTCAACAACGTCATCGTGGAGATGGCCCTGCACGCCAGGGAACAGGGCCACCGGATCCTGGCCATCACCTCCCTCGCCCACACCCGGGCCGTCCCGGCGGGCCACGCGAGCGGCAAGAAGCTCGCCGACCTCGCGGACGTGGTCCTCGACAACGCGGCCCCGCGCGGCGACGCACTGCTGGAACTGCCGGGCGGCGGCGCGGTGTGCGCCCTGTCCACGCTCACCGGCGTGATGCTCGTACAGATGGCCGTGGCGGAGGCCTCCGCCCTGCTCATCGCCGCCGGGGAGCGCCCGCCGGTGTACGTCTCGGCCAATGTGCCGGGAGGGTTCGAGGGCAACCTGGAGCTGGAGAAGCGGTACGCCGGACGGATCCGGCGCACCGCGAGCTGA
- a CDS encoding lysylphosphatidylglycerol synthase transmembrane domain-containing protein, whose translation MSLLPLSDLPGPLPACPTPAATPTPTSVRPRPRVSPGRVVRHVLTLLPLLLIGAWAVADWHTVQDGALRLASADPWWLLAGFFFTCMGWLTASVVRQGSIPERLPSGLLVASQFAAGAANHVLPASIGAHAVTLRFLQYCGIPLARATASLALYSLVKPIAKTAVLLGFLVAFPELLHLGELVPDERTLLLVAGGVTAALVTAGVLVTTVRPLRRPLLGFVRTALTDARILHTRPSRVLALWGGAAATPLLQASVIASVGFALGLPLSWTQVTLALLLASTAVGAVPAPGGIGPVDAALVFTMVTFGAPMSLAAATVIGYRVLTVWVPLLPGALVLSIMVQRKIL comes from the coding sequence GTGTCCTTGCTCCCGCTCAGCGATCTCCCCGGACCGCTGCCCGCCTGCCCCACTCCCGCCGCCACCCCCACCCCCACGTCCGTCCGTCCCCGCCCCCGCGTCTCCCCCGGACGCGTCGTCCGCCATGTGCTGACGCTGCTCCCGCTCCTGCTGATCGGGGCATGGGCGGTGGCCGACTGGCACACCGTGCAGGACGGCGCCCTCCGGCTCGCCTCCGCCGACCCCTGGTGGCTGCTGGCCGGGTTCTTCTTCACCTGCATGGGCTGGTTGACCGCCTCGGTCGTCCGCCAGGGATCCATACCGGAACGCCTGCCGTCAGGCCTGCTGGTCGCGTCGCAGTTCGCCGCCGGCGCCGCGAACCACGTACTGCCGGCCAGCATCGGCGCCCACGCCGTCACCCTGCGTTTCCTGCAGTACTGCGGCATACCCCTGGCCCGGGCCACCGCCTCACTCGCGCTGTACTCGCTGGTCAAGCCGATCGCGAAGACGGCGGTGCTGCTCGGCTTCCTCGTGGCCTTCCCCGAACTGCTGCACCTGGGCGAACTCGTCCCGGACGAGCGGACGTTGCTCCTGGTCGCCGGAGGCGTGACGGCCGCCCTCGTCACGGCGGGCGTGCTCGTGACCACCGTACGACCGCTGCGCCGCCCCCTCCTCGGCTTCGTCCGCACCGCCCTGACCGACGCGCGGATCCTGCACACCCGGCCCAGCCGCGTCCTCGCCCTCTGGGGCGGCGCCGCCGCCACGCCGCTGCTCCAGGCAAGCGTGATCGCCTCGGTCGGCTTCGCGCTGGGCCTGCCGCTGTCGTGGACGCAGGTGACCCTCGCACTCCTCCTCGCCAGCACAGCGGTCGGCGCGGTCCCCGCACCGGGCGGCATCGGCCCCGTGGACGCGGCCCTGGTGTTCACGATGGTCACCTTCGGCGCCCCGATGAGCCTGGCCGCAGCCACCGTCATCGGCTACCGCGTCCTGACGGTCTGGGTGCCTCTGCTACCGGGCGCACTGGTGCTCTCGATCATGGTCCAGCGCAAGATCCTCTGA
- a CDS encoding indole-3-glycerol phosphate synthase, producing the protein MFTSVLMIEKALTSADVEFVTTLHGNEQVSFHVLLQPRGEQADRLLRAIDDIALGELDEAVREGNTPEGQEALSTGERALEVSLTALRTAGAEAEGRLLEDHPLDALRAVVDEVGADEVIVLTDPHYVEEFFHRDWASRARHKVGVPVLKLFSHSKA; encoded by the coding sequence GTGTTCACAAGCGTTTTGATGATCGAGAAGGCCCTGACGTCCGCCGACGTGGAGTTCGTCACCACCTTGCACGGGAACGAGCAGGTCTCGTTCCATGTGCTGCTCCAGCCGCGGGGCGAGCAGGCCGACAGGCTGTTGCGCGCCATCGACGACATCGCACTCGGCGAACTGGACGAGGCGGTCCGGGAGGGGAACACGCCGGAGGGGCAGGAGGCGCTGAGCACGGGGGAGCGGGCGCTGGAGGTGTCGCTCACGGCTCTGCGTACCGCCGGGGCCGAGGCCGAGGGGAGGCTTCTGGAGGACCATCCGCTGGACGCGCTCAGAGCGGTGGTGGACGAGGTCGGGGCGGACGAGGTGATCGTGCTGACCGACCCGCACTATGTGGAGGAGTTCTTCCACCGGGACTGGGCGTCCAGGGCTCGGCACAAGGTGGGGGTGCCGGTGCTGAAGCTGTTCTCGCACAGCAAGGCGTAG
- the murC gene encoding UDP-N-acetylmuramate--L-alanine ligase, producing the protein MAPGIPNAMDRPHFIGIGGAGMSGIAKILAQRGAKVAGSDAKESATAEALRALGVTVHIGHAAEHLADDASCVVVSSAIRQDNPELARAAELGVPVVHRADALASLMDGLRPIAVAGTHGKTTTTSMLAVSLSELGLRPSYAIGGDLDAPGSNALHGDGDIFVAEADESDRSFHKYAPDVAIVLNVELDHHANYASMDEIYESFETFADRITEGGTLVISADQSGARELTRRVSARDVRVVTYGEAEDADVRVLSVLAQGLKSQVTVVLDGQELTFTVSVPGRHYALNAVAALTAGAALGIPAAELAPALAAYTGVKRRLQLKGEVAGVQVIDSYAHHPTEMTADLEAMRAAAGDARILVVYQPHLFSRTQELGKEMGEALALADSSLVLDIYPAREDPIPGVTSELVIEAARAAGAEVTPVHDKDEVSSLIAGMSKPGDLVLTMGAGDVTDLGPVILDRLLK; encoded by the coding sequence ATGGCACCCGGCATTCCAAACGCCATGGACCGACCGCACTTCATCGGCATCGGCGGGGCCGGGATGTCGGGGATCGCGAAGATTCTCGCGCAGCGTGGGGCCAAGGTGGCCGGCAGTGATGCCAAGGAGTCCGCGACGGCCGAGGCGCTGCGGGCCCTCGGCGTGACCGTGCACATCGGGCACGCGGCGGAGCACCTCGCCGACGACGCCAGCTGTGTCGTCGTGTCGTCGGCGATCCGGCAGGACAACCCCGAGCTGGCCCGCGCCGCCGAGCTGGGCGTTCCGGTGGTGCACCGGGCCGACGCGCTCGCCTCGCTGATGGACGGGCTGCGTCCGATCGCCGTGGCCGGTACGCACGGCAAGACGACCACGACGTCGATGCTGGCGGTCTCCCTGAGTGAGCTCGGGCTGCGGCCGTCGTACGCCATCGGCGGTGACCTCGACGCCCCCGGCTCGAACGCGCTGCACGGCGACGGGGACATCTTCGTCGCCGAGGCGGACGAATCGGACCGCAGCTTCCACAAGTACGCGCCCGACGTCGCGATCGTCCTGAACGTCGAGCTCGACCACCACGCGAACTACGCGTCGATGGACGAGATCTACGAGTCCTTCGAGACGTTCGCGGACCGCATCACCGAGGGCGGCACGCTGGTGATCTCGGCCGACCAGAGCGGGGCGCGGGAGCTGACCCGGCGGGTCTCGGCGCGGGATGTGCGGGTGGTGACGTACGGCGAGGCGGAGGACGCCGACGTACGAGTGCTCTCCGTGCTGGCGCAGGGGCTGAAGAGCCAGGTCACCGTCGTTCTGGACGGCCAGGAGCTCACCTTCACGGTCTCGGTTCCGGGCCGCCACTACGCGCTCAACGCGGTGGCCGCGCTGACCGCCGGCGCGGCGCTCGGCATCCCGGCCGCCGAGCTGGCCCCGGCGCTGGCGGCCTACACGGGCGTCAAGCGGCGGCTGCAGCTGAAGGGCGAGGTCGCCGGTGTCCAGGTCATCGACTCCTACGCCCACCACCCGACCGAGATGACGGCCGACCTGGAGGCGATGCGCGCGGCCGCCGGGGACGCCCGGATCCTGGTCGTCTACCAGCCCCACCTGTTCTCCCGCACGCAGGAGCTCGGCAAGGAGATGGGCGAGGCCCTGGCCCTCGCGGACTCCTCGCTGGTCCTGGACATCTACCCGGCCCGCGAGGACCCGATCCCCGGTGTCACCAGCGAGCTGGTCATCGAGGCGGCCCGGGCTGCGGGCGCCGAGGTGACGCCGGTGCACGACAAGGACGAGGTGTCCTCGCTGATCGCGGGAATGTCGAAGCCCGGTGATCTCGTTCTCACCATGGGCGCGGGCGATGTCACGGACCTGGGCCCGGTCATTCTGGACCGCCTGTTGAAGTGA
- a CDS encoding glycoside hydrolase family 3 N-terminal domain-containing protein, with product MSHFEHASPRSADLPVDLDEAAHRCLVAGFEGATSVPDTLKELIDRGLGGVILFTRNVRDARQVRRLTDELRAIRPDFLVAIDNEGGGIGHLVGAGAPDVPGSYALGVVDDPNLTARCADALAGHLATLGITASYAPVADLQHRPGNPIVRTRSFGAAPELAARHLRAWITATEARSIASCAKHFPGHGGTATDSHHGMAVDPRPYDELRADLEPFRAAIAAGVPMLMSAHVVFPALDPNRPATLSRRVLDDLLRHDLGFDGVLVSDALEMKAIADQYGEAAGARIALAAGADQVIVAVGDLNVTLDCRDAVLDALRTGQLAEERIEEAAGRVRRLAERYATPATDVADWDSCAGREAARRAVRSRGVPPAVRGAHVVDLFPPPHPALNWGGQDLLTEMRAVDPTATGTAVTGEPADPAELVDGMLRRCGSAPLVVATCDAGLHPWQVRLRDALLERRPDAVRVDTGLSEGGTLCSYGRARVNLRAVAEALAGVTDGTEG from the coding sequence GTGAGCCACTTCGAGCACGCATCACCCCGGTCGGCCGACCTCCCCGTCGACCTGGACGAAGCCGCCCACCGCTGTCTCGTCGCCGGGTTCGAAGGCGCCACGAGCGTGCCGGACACGCTCAAGGAGCTCATCGACCGTGGCCTCGGCGGGGTCATCCTCTTCACCCGCAACGTCCGCGACGCCCGGCAGGTGCGCCGCCTCACGGACGAACTGCGCGCGATACGCCCGGACTTCCTCGTCGCCATCGACAACGAGGGCGGCGGCATCGGCCACCTGGTCGGTGCCGGCGCCCCGGACGTCCCCGGCTCCTACGCCCTCGGCGTCGTCGACGACCCGAACCTCACCGCCCGCTGCGCCGACGCACTCGCCGGGCACCTTGCCACCCTTGGCATCACCGCCTCGTACGCCCCCGTGGCCGACCTCCAGCACCGCCCCGGCAACCCGATCGTGCGCACCCGGTCCTTCGGCGCCGCCCCCGAGCTCGCCGCCAGGCATCTGCGTGCCTGGATCACCGCCACCGAGGCCCGCTCCATCGCCTCGTGCGCCAAGCACTTCCCCGGCCACGGCGGCACCGCCACCGACAGCCACCACGGCATGGCCGTCGACCCACGGCCGTACGACGAACTGCGCGCCGATCTCGAACCGTTCCGCGCTGCGATCGCGGCGGGCGTACCGATGCTGATGAGCGCCCACGTGGTGTTCCCGGCACTGGACCCCAACCGCCCCGCCACGCTCAGCCGTCGCGTCCTGGACGATCTGCTCCGCCACGACCTCGGCTTCGACGGCGTCCTCGTCAGCGACGCGCTGGAGATGAAGGCCATCGCCGACCAGTACGGGGAGGCGGCCGGCGCACGCATCGCACTCGCCGCCGGCGCGGATCAAGTGATCGTCGCCGTGGGCGACTTGAACGTCACCCTCGACTGCCGCGACGCCGTGCTCGACGCGCTGCGGACCGGTCAGCTGGCCGAGGAGCGGATCGAGGAGGCCGCGGGACGGGTGCGTCGGCTCGCCGAGCGGTACGCGACGCCCGCCACCGACGTGGCCGACTGGGATTCGTGCGCCGGACGCGAGGCGGCCCGCCGGGCCGTACGGAGCCGGGGCGTGCCGCCCGCCGTGCGCGGCGCCCATGTCGTCGACCTGTTCCCGCCGCCGCACCCCGCCCTCAACTGGGGCGGCCAGGACCTGCTGACCGAGATGCGCGCGGTCGACCCCACGGCAACGGGGACGGCCGTCACCGGGGAACCGGCGGACCCGGCCGAGCTCGTCGACGGCATGCTGCGCCGCTGCGGATCCGCCCCGCTGGTCGTGGCAACCTGCGACGCCGGGCTGCACCCCTGGCAGGTTCGGCTGCGGGACGCCCTGCTGGAGCGGCGGCCGGACGCGGTGCGGGTGGACACCGGGCTGTCGGAGGGCGGCACGCTGTGCTCGTACGGGCGGGCACGGGTAAACCTGCGGGCGGTGGCAGAGGCGCTGGCGGGCGTCACCGACGGAACCGAGGGCTGA